A window of the Cryptosporangium phraense genome harbors these coding sequences:
- a CDS encoding flagellar hook assembly protein FlgD — protein sequence MTAPIGQSGNSSALTSALGAAPQKAPSADLDKDAFLKLLVAQLKYQDPMNPAQGTEFVAQTAQFTTVEKLTDLAEVQQQMLTAQLTLGAANLIGKDVTYTGPQGLPVTGKVEGATLGTSPSVTVNGVSMPMSSLTGIGKVADTSALTPTNGEPQDAFTPISQAVPGAAQPPGTAPAPGGTTPAPAAAGAPTAGATTPATGAAAPAGTTPTTTAPATTAPVTVGTGVTSTGTGVSTGSPSPAVATPTTPPGPTPATPTTTTGATTGA from the coding sequence ATGACGGCACCGATCGGACAGTCAGGCAACAGCTCCGCGCTGACCAGCGCGCTCGGGGCGGCTCCGCAGAAGGCGCCGTCGGCCGACCTCGACAAGGACGCGTTCCTGAAGCTGCTGGTCGCGCAGCTGAAGTACCAGGACCCGATGAACCCGGCGCAGGGCACCGAGTTCGTCGCGCAGACGGCGCAGTTCACGACCGTGGAGAAGCTCACCGACCTGGCCGAGGTGCAGCAGCAGATGCTCACCGCGCAGCTGACGCTCGGGGCCGCGAACCTGATCGGCAAGGACGTCACGTACACCGGCCCGCAGGGTCTGCCGGTGACCGGGAAGGTCGAGGGGGCGACGCTCGGGACGAGCCCGAGCGTCACCGTGAACGGCGTCTCGATGCCGATGTCGAGCCTGACCGGGATCGGGAAGGTCGCCGACACCTCGGCGCTGACCCCCACCAACGGCGAGCCGCAGGACGCCTTCACCCCGATCAGCCAAGCCGTCCCCGGAGCCGCCCAGCCGCCCGGCACCGCGCCCGCGCCCGGCGGCACCACGCCCGCCCCGGCCGCCGCCGGCGCACCCACCGCCGGAGCGACCACGCCGGCCACCGGCGCAGCGGCACCGGCCGGCACCACGCCCACCACCACCGCGCCCGCCACCACGGCGCCGGTGACCGTGGGGACCGGGGTCACGAGTACCGGCACCGGCGTCTCCACCGGCAGCCCGTCACCCGCCGTAGCGACACCCACCACCCCACCCGGCCCCACCCCGGCCACCCCGACCACCACGACAGGCGCCACCACAGGCGCCTAG
- a CDS encoding flagellar hook protein FlgE, translating into MLRSLFSGISGLRAHQQMMDVTGNNIANVNTAGFKSSQAVFQDTLNQMLKAPASPQGAVQGGTNPAQVGLGVQLAGISTNFTQGSAQTTGRSTDLMISGDGFFTVKTGQETLYTRAGSFSFDADGSLVTNEGAHVQGWVADKTGNIPSNTTPTDLSLPINTLLSPSQTTSVNFSGNLPSDAKEGTVITPSLTVYDASGNASELTVTLTKGSDNNTWAVKVGDGSTDFDGGNITFAANGTTPDPATLTFPGAAGDITVDLAGLTNYAGTTTVAPQKQDGYAMGSLQGFSITKDGQLVGSFTNGLRKPLGQIALASFNNAAGLEKAGGSMFRTTVNSGVPQMGTPGGGSRGSIMGGTLEMSNVDLASEFTNLIIAQRGFQANSKIISTSDELLNDLINLKR; encoded by the coding sequence ATGCTGCGCTCGCTCTTCTCCGGCATCAGCGGCCTCCGCGCCCACCAGCAGATGATGGACGTCACGGGCAACAACATCGCCAATGTCAACACCGCAGGCTTCAAGTCGAGCCAGGCCGTCTTCCAGGACACGCTCAACCAGATGCTCAAGGCGCCGGCCTCCCCCCAGGGAGCGGTCCAGGGCGGTACCAACCCGGCCCAGGTCGGCCTGGGCGTCCAGCTCGCCGGCATCTCCACGAACTTCACCCAGGGCTCGGCCCAGACCACCGGCCGCAGCACCGACCTGATGATCTCCGGCGACGGCTTCTTCACGGTCAAGACCGGCCAGGAGACCCTCTACACCCGGGCCGGCTCGTTCAGCTTCGACGCCGACGGCTCGCTGGTCACCAACGAGGGCGCCCACGTCCAGGGCTGGGTCGCCGACAAGACCGGCAACATCCCGTCGAACACGACGCCGACCGACCTGTCGCTGCCGATCAACACGCTGCTCTCGCCGTCGCAGACCACGTCGGTGAACTTCTCGGGCAACCTGCCGAGCGACGCCAAGGAGGGCACGGTCATCACCCCGTCGCTCACCGTCTACGACGCCTCCGGCAACGCGTCCGAGCTCACGGTCACGCTGACCAAGGGCTCGGACAACAACACCTGGGCGGTGAAGGTCGGCGACGGCAGCACCGACTTCGACGGCGGCAACATCACGTTCGCGGCCAACGGCACCACACCCGACCCGGCCACGCTGACGTTCCCGGGCGCGGCCGGCGACATCACCGTCGACCTGGCCGGCCTGACGAACTACGCGGGCACCACCACCGTCGCCCCCCAGAAGCAGGACGGCTACGCGATGGGGTCGCTGCAGGGGTTCTCGATCACCAAGGACGGCCAGCTGGTCGGGTCGTTCACCAACGGCCTGCGCAAGCCGCTGGGCCAGATCGCGCTGGCCTCGTTCAACAACGCGGCCGGTCTGGAGAAGGCCGGCGGGTCGATGTTCCGGACGACGGTCAACTCCGGCGTCCCGCAGATGGGGACGCCCGGCGGGGGCAGCCGGGGCTCGATCATGGGCGGCACGCTCGAGATGTCGAACGTCGACCTGGCCAGCGAGTTCACCAACCTGATCATCGCCCAGCGCGGTTTCCAGGCGAACTCGAAGATCATCAGCACCTCGGACGAGTTGCTCAACGACCTGATCAACCTCAAGCGCTGA
- a CDS encoding flagellar FlbD family protein: MIIVTRLNGQEFALNPDLIERADSTPDTVITLVDGTKYLVAESLADVARLIREYRALVIAEAQRAVSPTNTPTLSAVDEPAPPTVVPLHRRER; the protein is encoded by the coding sequence GTGATCATCGTGACGCGCCTCAACGGCCAGGAATTCGCTCTGAACCCGGATCTGATCGAGCGTGCCGACAGCACGCCGGACACGGTGATCACGCTCGTCGACGGCACGAAGTACCTCGTCGCCGAGTCGCTGGCCGACGTGGCCCGCCTGATCCGGGAGTACCGGGCGCTGGTCATCGCCGAGGCCCAGCGGGCCGTTTCGCCCACCAACACCCCGACCCTGTCCGCCGTGGACGAGCCGGCTCCGCCGACCGTCGTCCCACTGCACCGCCGGGAGCGCTGA